ATTTATAGCAAATTATGGGTTAAACCAATAGATCTGCACGACTCTAAGAAATTAAGGcgtaaaaaattacatcTCATACTTAActgaaatataataatatttaaaatgtttaTTTCAGAAGACTCTCAGTATATATAACCTTGCAAAGTAGTAAGCATCTCAAGCATTTGTAgcgttttttttctaatttaaataatattttatgcCATAAGGAAAGACTCTGTCAGGTTAACACATCGCTTTATacaatgaaatttttaaattatattctaCAATATCtatttgcatttttttttgtaaggaattttaataaaaaatttattcagAAAGATACTATTTTAACTCTCCTGCCAGAATTATGCATTTCTTACAGAGTTATTTATAAGGGCCCCTTTGACTGAACTGAATATTATAGGAACATAAATATACCgataaagataaatcaGATATACGAAGattgtatttattttgctAAAGAACATATTAATGAATGTCCATATTGCTActtacaaaataaataacaCTTATCTTAATTTACTGCTCCCAAtgatttttccaaatttacATGATGCATATTATACCACTTCTAGGCTCAGTTTTGCTTTTATactttgtattattatttctacaTTCTTTTAAGCCGTTATGATATTATGAAGCTTTTGAATCATTTACTGATTGTTTTCTTATTTACATCTGGAAGTTAGTTCTGTTATGGAGCTATTACTACTATAGGTTAAGTCATGAATATGATTTGAGACGAAACTCCAGCAAGTTAAAGATTAACATTAGCCAGAGTTTTCTAAGCCTGGAATTCCGAACGCTATGAATAACCTTCATCATTTCTTAATTCTATacatttattatatttttttcaattgtaatatttgaaatattcacatcacattttttttattttcgtTTAGTCGCagaaaatttcattaaaaaaatattatataacccaaattatttcaattaatattttctaatttatatatttttatatggatttctttttatagaaaaaaaaaataaatatttttgattttttttagggGAGGTTTGataaaaactaaaaaaattctgAACACGATATAGTGCGGTGTACGGAGTGTGAAAATTTTTCGAATATGAAAACTGATGAGGCTAATGTTTACGAATTTTAAAGCATcgataaattaaaaaaagaaagtattataaaaaaaaaggttaGGTAACAAGTGTTCTAAGTTCTTAATAACCCTATTTAAATAACTGCAACTAAAGGTTATTTGTTATAGAATGACTGAAACAATAGAAAATCGTGATTCTAATGAAGTGAAAAATGTTGAAGCATTAGTTCTTGATGCTACACCTTTGATTACACAATCATActcaaaatatcaaaattttgcgaagaaattttttactaCTCCAGGTGtgtttaatgaaattagaGATCCTCAATCTTTAAAGAACTTAGAACTTTGGAAAGAATTAggtaatatcattattagacAGCCAACTTCTAAATCAGTCGATGTGATTAAACATTTTTCAAGATTAACTGGTGATTCTGTTGTTTTGAGTAAGAATGATATCGATATTTTAGCGTTAGCATATGAATTAGAAGTTGAATATAACAATGGTGATTGGAGATTAAGAAAGATACCAggtgatattttaaagacAAAGGATGCCAAGACTACAAAGGATGACAAATCAACTAACACTCCATCATCTGATGagataaaagaagaaaaatccTCTGAAATTAAGGAAGAGAAAACCGAAGAAGATGCAACCGATGGTTTTGAACAAACAAAATCTAAGCACCATGGGAGAAATGGCAGAAAACAAAGAACCAACGAGGAAACCCCTACAAAAGCCACTAAGGATACAATTGAAGCCTCTATTCCTGAAACTaaaatagataataatgaaacaaCTGAAGTAAAAGAAGTAACAGAAGATAGCactaaagaagaagaagaagaagaacaagaagGTGAAGATGATGGAGATTGGATTACACCTGACAATTTAACACAAGTCATGATCAAGGATAGTGGTTTGGATAGTTCGATTGTTCAagataaaagtaaaaaagatattcaaaAGGAAATTAGTAAAGTTGCCCTTGCTACAGGGGATTTTGCCATTCAAAATGTTGCCATTCAAATGAATCTAAATCTAATGAACTTTATGTCTGGTAtgagaattgaaaaaattcgTAATTATAGGCTAAGATGTCATGCATGTTTCAAGATGTTCCCTGTACCAAAAGACAATAGAGCCAAGGATTTTTGCCCTTCATGTGGTGGGGAACACACTTTAATCAGATGTGCAGTCTCTATTAATAGAAAGACAGGTGAAATTATTCCACACTTAAAGAGTAATTTTCAATGGAAAACTCGTGGTAATAGATATTCTGCTCCAAGTCCATTAtctaaaaatgaaattaaaagatatggTAAGAAAGGCTATAATCACAGCAAACCACAGAACCAAGGAAACCTATACAGAGAAGATGATAGACAATATGAAAAGACAGTTAAACAAGAAGATTGGGTTAAAAAacataatgaaaaaatcttGGATCAATGGATTGGTGGTGGTTCAGTAGATAACTATATTTCTCCCTTTGGTATCAGTGGTTTAAAACAAGCTAATCATGCGAGAGTTGGGAGAGGTAGGCACGCTAATAGTAATAAGAAAAAGCGTTAATCGCAATAACAAGAAGTATGATAACTACAACAAACCAAGAATTTACCTATAAAGATTGCATCAGCGTATATACTTACTTATAAATACGTCAACTGGCAccaaattaaaattttagtACGGAGAATGTTCTACAATTCCGCCAAGCCAACAATTAACTCTGTATTTACATAACATACagagaaatatttaatatttttgtacATTAATCAATAGTTACTACCATATAATCAGAATTAACCTTTTGAAATATAGTATGATATAGGCTTGTATATTGGGGGTGAACTTCCCAATACAACTCAATATGCCGGTTTCGGCGATTTTCTGATGTTGATcaattcatctttattGCTTATATTTACGtgaattatcttttttttttacttctTTATTAGGCGGTCCAGGGAAACCTCAGACGGCTTTGcagaacaaaaaaaaatattgaaaaaaaattaaaataagtAAAACACTATCTCATTGCATTTCCCGGTGGGGAgattttcattttagtAACATTACTAAAGTAAAACCtgcgaaaaaaaaaaaatcgcAGAATACTGCTAATGCGgtgataatttatatataagaaaaaaaagaatgatTAGTTCAGCAACTATCGATGGATGGTAAAAGCGTTTAAATAAGAAACTTTGTAAGGTAAAAAATCCGTGTTTCAAAAATTCACAAGAATAAAAAGGTTAacgaaaatgaagaatggtttattaattattcatCCAGCTATCACTACAACACCAGAAAAGGtggaaattcaaaaaaatttggcAGAATCGCAAAACGTTAATATTGATAACCAATACTTGATCACAAAGATCCAAGATGAATCAGTTAGTTTGATCAATGATAATTATGACGTCGTCTATTATTTGACTCCTGAAAAGTTGGAAGATATGAAATTTTCAGAAAGATTAATCAGCACTATTGGTAAATCAATGAAAATTGGTGGTCAGTTTTTCGGTTTAAGtgataaattcaaattgaaCGCTCTATTAAATGGTTTTATTGTAATCCCTGAAGAACAATCTGAAGGTCTTGGCTATCATTGGGTTAAGAAGGAAGATAAGAATTCTTCTCAAGCGGCCGCTGTTTCCTTGGCTCCTGTTagtttgaaaaagaaatctaTTACAAAAGCTACCAATGGTAAGTTACCTACTTTTGTAAGAAAGAATGCCAATCCATTACCATCATTCAAGCCTGCTGTAGCATCTCAAGCTGAACAACATGACCAAGATATAGATGATGACGAAGGTGTCGATAAGAATAAACAAGCATTATTGGCGTCTTTACTTAATAACAGTGAGCAAGAAAGTTTCTCAGAGAAGGATTTGATCGACGCACGTGTAAGCAGTGCCCGTGAGGACAAGATTACGGCTGTAGAATGTATCCACACAGGTGTCAAGCGTAAGAAAGCCTGCAAAGATTGTTCTTGTGgattaaaagaagaagaagaagctgAAATTGATGGTGTTAGAGCTGCCCAGGATCGGGTGGTTGTCCAATTCACACCAGCAGAATTGACTGAAATTGACTTCACCATTGAAGGTAAAAAGGTTGGAGGGTGTGGCTCATGCACTTTGGGGGATGCTTTCCGTTGCGATGGTTGCCCTTACTTGGGTCTACCGGCATTTACTCCAGGTCAAGCTATCAACTTGACTGCTATTTCAGATGACTTGTAAAGCTGTTTTACCACTTCTATCATCACCACTAGTTCCAATATGCTCTACACCAGTTCCTAATAAAACTCAGCAGACCCGAATCCTCTACCATGGCATACACAGATACCATGGTGGTGCCTTGCCTCACGGGATGCCCCTGAGCACCCGCTCCTCAGATAACTTCGAAGATCCTAGGTGTAAATCAATTTCTGCTGGAATTGTATGTTCTTTGGGACATTTACAGGGTGTTGCTGCAGTTTCCTTACAGCATTTGGAGGTCTATCACTATCTAATAGTTGTCTGTAAGGGCTTTACAGATCTGTTGTTTCCTTCATTTGCTGCGCTCCCATCTGAGGCAGTCACGTACCTATTTTCCTGTTTGAGGATGTCTCCAGACATTTATCCGACCCGACTTTTACTCCCGGCTAATTGGTTTTCTATTCCGTATTTTCTAAAtcctttatttattatcgTGTCATGAATATTTGTCATGTCATGAATAAGGACTACACTGTCCCTAAAATGTTTACTGGGAATTTTGTTCTACATATGTTTCTATCATCCTTATACTTTTTAGACTGAGCCCCGAAATGTTGTCATTCACTGCCAATCAGTAAGAAATTCTAATCTTATCTATGAAACAATTTTGAGAGCCTGTCAAGGtcaacaaaataaataccAGCTCTACAAATCCCTGTGGCGCAGGGGTCTTTGTATAACGTGATTCTGTTTCTGGGTTTCAATTAACCCATATTTCTTGCTCTATTTAgtcatttatttatttatttaacttCTTATTATAATCAGTATCCTTTAAACAGTTTAATGATTTGTGCTGCTATATTTAATCACTAAGAAATAgcacatatatatatatataaacttAATGGCGCACCCGACATATAAACTTTATCCACTTgtccttttttttcacgTTTATTTACGGATAATCCTTTAACCGTATTCTTTAGCGTTGATATACTTCTTAAATCTATTTGAATACTATTGACGCATTCAACTCCTTACTCCAAAATATAAGAGacaacaaaacaaaaaaaatccttctattcaaatataaaatttctaaatttttatattatttttttctcccCAACaatattcaagaatttttcagctaataatagaattaataCTTAATTACCCCTAACAAGTATGTCATTACAACTTCCTGAATTTCTTCTTAAAGACACATCCTctgaaattaattcaacTGATACCaccaataaaaaaataaaacaaaccTCAAGACTTCGTCACAATCACCATACTCTTCATTGTGCATATAATGGATGCAATAACGTGGCTAAGAAGCTTATAGGGGAGTGTCAATTGTGTAATGGCATTTATTGTTCAAAACATAGAATACTGGAAACACATGATTGTTCAGGCTTGAGAGATTGTAAAATGGAATTAAGGGAAAGAaatatgaagaaattaataaatgaaagAACAATAAGTGAGAAAATTAGAACGTGATATCTGCGGTTTCATTGAAGTTATTAACAGGAGATACGGTACTTCCTGTTCATTTCCATTGAGACCATCTTCATCGACCATTCATGCACCGTATATAGTTTTATACCATTTTTTGCATTCActatgtatttttttttttttctattcttattcttttcttctgTATATATAAAGTTTGGGGTACTATGTACactttaataatgaatactATCATTTTATTTCGATTAACATCCTGTAAAggttattctttttttttctatctACATAAATAACCGTTACTATGTATGgatgtatttatttacaatgTCAGTTCTATGATTCATAAGCAAAACAAACATAATTTATGaatcataataattggttattctttaaaacaGTCTCTACTGCTTCATATACATCGTTAACGAGTAAGCCCGGTGTATGATCATCATCTAATTTATCACCATCTTGATATACACCACTTCTCACTAAGCAACTAGACCatccatttttattagctCCTATGATATCACTATTTGGATTATCACCAatcatataaatatctttttcattaattttaccTGCTTGCTTTTCTAAGCATTCCTTACCAAAATTATACATGACAGGGAATGGTTTACCATATATGTTATCTTGTAATTCTTTGccatcatttaattttctatatAATTCTCTTACGATATATCTGAAAGCACCTTGGCCAAATCTGTTTATATTATAACCATtggaatataataaatctttattagaaaaatatattgggATAGATGGAACTTCTGATTTATAACTACGTTTTGTATTAATTCTACCATTATCACTATTCAATATATCACtaatgatttgaatatCTCCACCCCAATCTCTCGAATcgttaaatattaaaattgaatcGAATTTCGTTTcatgtatatttttaatatttttactaatcttcattaattcatcattttgaTTCCTTAATCCTGAAAAAGGTGTAATTATATTGttatatctaataatatcacTTGAATGGAttacatttttaaatcCATAATTCTCTGCCACTTGACGAACTGTATGAGGCCCTATAgctaaaatattttcaaaggtAGGAACAAGTTTCTTAAATGGCGTATGACTCTGCACAAGTTGAGATGTTTTAATTTCCACacctaatttttttgaaataaattctGCTCTTTCATGTTCTAATGTCCCACCACCATTGGTCAATAGGATAAAGGGGATGCTTCTAGCATGCAATAGTTTAAGAGCGTCATTAGCTCTTGGGATGGGTGAATTACTATGTAATAAAACACCATCTATATCAAACGCGAAACCAATTTTTCTAgttaaatttgaatgaaggaatcttttaaaaatcatATTTAGAATATGCGTTGAAATACGATTTGAACTTTAAACTAGTAAAACATACGATGACTTTTGTTTTCTATCTCCTTTATTCTATAAAcgtcttttattttttcttattttttattttttttttttttttcaattaactTATTTAGGTAGCGATGTGTTCTGATCAGATCTCTAATTTCCAAACATCGTTAGCACCATAAGAAGAGGTACAAAATAAGTTCAGGAGAAtacaacaacaaataaaGGACAAAGCTAGCTATAACCAACgatattttcatcaaatttgaccaaaaactaaaattaaaaattactttgaatgaatgaataaatatatgaaagtttataaatagagatgataataaataacaaaataCTAATGaagtttatatatataaatgacGAGCAGTTTACAAAGTCATACTTTCTAACCACTGCTTAACTGAGTTTTCATCtatgaaattattggatGCACTATCACAACCTTCTTTAACCCAATACTTCCaatcatcattaaattggatatatttttgatctttttctttaaccAAAACATTAACAACTTTACCCATGATAATTAATCCTGGTGGTCTTGAACCAATTTCCTTTATTGTTTGAACTacatatttcaattttgttCTAGTAATTCTTTGATCAGTACAAGAGGCTCGTTCTACGATAGCCACATCTATCAGATCATCCCAACCTTTTTGATTCAAACCTTTATACAGGTCTTCTATTCTATGTATGCACATTAGGAATATAGTGGTTCTCTTGGCATTATATTCTGGTATATCCGGAATAGTACCATTTTGACCTGTCCCCGTGCAAATCAATATGGAATCACTATAATTTCTCATAGTAGCAGGAATATCACTGACTAATGTACATGCCAAGGGGGATGTAATACCTGATACTacattaattgaataacCTAATTTAtggaattttaaaaattcttcacCACCACGACCAAACACATATGGATCACCTTGCTTTAACCTTACTACATGTTTACCTTgttctaaattatttaaaatgatttgattaatttCTACTTGAGCATTATTAGCATTACCAGGGAATTTTTTGGCGGTGaaaatatctatatctGATGGTACGATTGATAGAATCTCTTGGGGTATTAATTTATCCGCAACTATTAAATCAGCAGATTTCATTGCATCAATGGCACCTAACGTCAACATAGATAATGAACCTGGACCAGTACCCACTAAAGATAAAGTACCATTTGAATTGGGGATTTTCTTTAAAGCTGTCGAGTCATCCCTTGTAGAGATGTCAATTAATGATCTTGAAGTTAAATCTGTTATAGTTAgagatttcaaatttgatAATGGTGAATACTCTACATTTTGATTTAACCAAAGTAATTGTTGTCTTAAAGTTTCAGTTGATAcgttataattatttttataaatttcatCATATAAATTGGCAAcattttgataaatctttttaaaatcatgAGGAATAGAACCAGTCAAATGTCTTAATAATCTTTCattcaataattgaattggtATTGGTAATGATAAAGGTGaagaattataattatctaTAGATATTTGCAGATTATTAGTTTGGTCTTGAAAATTGAATGGTAAATTAAATGTAGAGAATtcctttaaatttaaagtattGATGGGGATTCTTAATTTAATACATTGATTGAAAATagtattaattaaatccaATTCTTGAGGGGATGTgggtaataaatttataaagaCTTTATCAACGACTTTATTAACTAGTATTCTGCCAAAAGTGGTTAAATCAGATAGGTTGAAATCTCTTGATATGATTTCTATTTTGTTATGGAATTGATTGATTAATTCTTTCacattattaatagtacGTGGTTGGATGATGATTGGCTTTACATgagaaattaaaagttttttaatcaatttaatggaataattaatatcaCAAGTgccaattattaaaaacacGTTTTCATTAACATTTTCTGAAATTTGTAATGGAACAACATTAATGTCGTTAGTGATATCGTTAGAATATAATGCTAAAGAAGATAccatatttttgtttttggtTCAGTCtgtacttttttttattttatatttaaggGTGATGTTTTGAGTAAGGTACGCAagatgaataaataaacattCCTGAAAGGGATCCTAGGCatacatatacatacatacatacatatatatatatatatatcgaagtgaaaaattagttATGATTGAAGATATAAGTTTTAAGAATATTGATATGTAATGATGactgaataaaaaaaacagctTTGCCGCTCACAGCTTGTAGTATCTTATTGATGTGGTGGTTAGCCAGATTGTAGGAAAACTGTCTAAATTAGCGT
This genomic stretch from Henningerozyma blattae CBS 6284 chromosome 1, complete genome harbors:
- the TBLA0A09430 gene encoding uncharacterized protein (similar to Saccharomyces cerevisiae YKR070W; ancestral locus Anc_5.652), encoding MIFKRFLHSNLTRKIGFAFDIDGVLLHSNSPIPRANDALKLLHARSIPFILLTNGGGTLEHERAEFISKKLGVEIKTSQLVQSHTPFKKLVPTFENILAIGPHTVRQVAENYGFKNVIHSSDIIRYNNIITPFSGLRNQNDELMKISKNIKNIHETKFDSILIFNDSRDWGGDIQIISDILNSDNGRINTKRSYKSEVPSIPIYFSNKDLLYSNGYNINRFGQGAFRYIVRELYRKLNDGKELQDNIYGKPFPVMYNFGKECLEKQAGKINEKDIYMIGDNPNSDIIGANKNGWSSCLVRSGVYQDGDKLDDDHTPGLLVNDVYEAVETVLKNNQLL
- the NOB1 gene encoding rRNA-binding endoribonuclease (similar to Saccharomyces cerevisiae NOB1 (YOR056C); ancestral locus Anc_5.656), giving the protein MTETIENRDSNEVKNVEALVLDATPLITQSYSKYQNFAKKFFTTPGVFNEIRDPQSLKNLELWKELGNIIIRQPTSKSVDVIKHFSRLTGDSVVLSKNDIDILALAYELEVEYNNGDWRLRKIPGDILKTKDAKTTKDDKSTNTPSSDEIKEEKSSEIKEEKTEEDATDGFEQTKSKHHGRNGRKQRTNEETPTKATKDTIEASIPETKIDNNETTEVKEVTEDSTKEEEEEEQEGEDDGDWITPDNLTQVMIKDSGLDSSIVQDKSKKDIQKEISKVALATGDFAIQNVAIQMNLNLMNFMSGMRIEKIRNYRLRCHACFKMFPVPKDNRAKDFCPSCGGEHTLIRCAVSINRKTGEIIPHLKSNFQWKTRGNRYSAPSPLSKNEIKRYGKKGYNHSKPQNQGNLYREDDRQYEKTVKQEDWVKKHNEKILDQWIGGGSVDNYISPFGISGLKQANHARVGRGRHANSNKKKR
- the TBLA0A09420 gene encoding AN1-type zinc finger protein (similar to Saccharomyces cerevisiae YOR052C; ancestral locus Anc_5.653) — its product is MSLQLPEFLLKDTSSEINSTDTTNKKIKQTSRLRHNHHTLHCAYNGCNNVAKKLIGECQLCNGIYCSKHRILETHDCSGLRDCKMELRERNMKKLINERTISEKIRT
- the DRE2 gene encoding electron carrier DRE2 (similar to Saccharomyces cerevisiae DRE2 (YKR071C); ancestral locus Anc_5.654), with the translated sequence MKNGLLIIHPAITTTPEKVEIQKNLAESQNVNIDNQYLITKIQDESVSLINDNYDVVYYLTPEKLEDMKFSERLISTIGKSMKIGGQFFGLSDKFKLNALLNGFIVIPEEQSEGLGYHWVKKEDKNSSQAAAVSLAPVSLKKKSITKATNGKLPTFVRKNANPLPSFKPAVASQAEQHDQDIDDDEGVDKNKQALLASLLNNSEQESFSEKDLIDARVSSAREDKITAVECIHTGVKRKKACKDCSCGLKEEEEAEIDGVRAAQDRVVVQFTPAELTEIDFTIEGKKVGGCGSCTLGDAFRCDGCPYLGLPAFTPGQAINLTAISDDL
- the MET1 gene encoding uroporphyrinogen-III C-methyltransferase (similar to Saccharomyces cerevisiae MET1 (YKR069W); ancestral locus Anc_5.651), whose protein sequence is MVSSLALYSNDITNDINVVPLQISENVNENVFLIIGTCDINYSIKLIKKLLISHVKPIIIQPRTINNVKELINQFHNKIEIISRDFNLSDLTTFGRILVNKVVDKVFINLLPTSPQELDLINTIFNQCIKLRIPINTLNLKEFSTFNLPFNFQDQTNNLQISIDNYNSSPLSLPIPIQLLNERLLRHLTGSIPHDFKKIYQNVANLYDEIYKNNYNVSTETLRQQLLWLNQNVEYSPLSNLKSLTITDLTSRSLIDISTRDDSTALKKIPNSNGTLSLVGTGPGSLSMLTLGAIDAMKSADLIVADKLIPQEILSIVPSDIDIFTAKKFPGNANNAQVEINQIILNNLEQGKHVVRLKQGDPYVFGRGGEEFLKFHKLGYSINVVSGITSPLACTLVSDIPATMRNYSDSILICTGTGQNGTIPDIPEYNAKRTTIFLMCIHRIEDLYKGLNQKGWDDLIDVAIVERASCTDQRITRTKLKYVVQTIKEIGSRPPGLIIMGKVVNVLVKEKDQKYIQFNDDWKYWVKEGCDSASNNFIDENSVKQWLESMTL